A window of Microcystis aeruginosa FD4 contains these coding sequences:
- a CDS encoding ATP-binding protein: protein MQFEVSQITQEQLNKILQIKEGHFLDLKSIDIKPAKLSRSISAFANASAGDIYIGIDEDDNRQGNKIRNWRGFDDPEAANAHLQLLHEIFPDRNGYDCIFLESQEVSGLVLQFTIHKSREIVYASDGKPYIRQGAQNLPVNDPQGLDRLRLDKGINSYETQTIDVESDVIVESETIKKFITSVIPNSMPETWVKKQQLLKYGKPTIAGVLLFSDEPQAIIPKRCGIKIYRYKTKELEGTRETLAFDPITIEGCLYVQIQSSVSKIIEVVQEVSKMGKEGLESIKYPQDAIHEIVTNAVLHRDYSIVSDVQVRIFDNRIEIESPGKLPGHITVENILKEQFARNGAIVRIINKFPDPPNKDVGEGLNTAFQAMAKLRLKPPEICERENSVIVSIKHEPLASPETTIMDYLNDHQEITNKKARQITGITSEGTIKGVFYRLHRTGLIELIPGRPKCKASWCKTGTFKNQDENTKPMEDLYPEYEKKILEYLADNEEINNRQAREILGIDASKAKNVFNRLRKKSLLEIVPGKPRNKSTWRRLK from the coding sequence ATGCAATTTGAAGTATCTCAGATAACGCAAGAGCAGTTAAACAAAATTCTCCAGATAAAAGAAGGCCACTTTCTAGATTTAAAGTCAATAGATATTAAACCAGCTAAATTAAGTAGATCTATATCTGCATTTGCCAATGCTAGTGCAGGAGATATTTACATTGGAATTGACGAAGATGATAATAGACAAGGCAATAAAATCAGAAATTGGCGTGGTTTTGATGATCCAGAAGCCGCCAATGCACACTTACAGCTTTTACATGAGATTTTTCCTGATCGTAATGGTTATGATTGTATATTTCTGGAATCTCAAGAAGTCTCTGGCTTAGTTTTACAATTCACGATTCATAAATCACGAGAAATTGTTTATGCTTCTGATGGAAAGCCGTATATTAGGCAAGGCGCACAAAATTTACCTGTAAACGATCCTCAAGGTCTAGATAGATTACGACTAGATAAAGGTATAAACTCCTATGAAACACAAACCATAGATGTAGAATCAGATGTTATTGTTGAATCAGAAACAATAAAAAAGTTTATTACTTCTGTTATTCCAAATTCCATGCCAGAGACATGGGTAAAAAAACAACAATTACTAAAATATGGTAAGCCGACAATAGCAGGTGTTCTTCTGTTTTCTGATGAGCCTCAAGCAATTATACCGAAGCGTTGTGGTATAAAAATATATCGTTATAAGACAAAAGAATTAGAGGGTACAAGAGAAACTCTAGCTTTCGATCCAATTACAATCGAGGGGTGTTTGTACGTTCAAATACAAAGTTCTGTATCTAAAATTATTGAAGTAGTACAAGAAGTTTCTAAGATGGGAAAAGAGGGACTAGAATCAATAAAATATCCTCAAGATGCTATTCATGAAATTGTTACAAATGCAGTATTACACAGAGACTATAGCATAGTATCAGATGTACAAGTCCGTATTTTTGACAATAGAATTGAGATTGAAAGTCCAGGCAAATTACCAGGACATATTACTGTGGAAAACATTTTAAAAGAGCAATTTGCAAGAAATGGAGCTATAGTTAGGATTATTAATAAGTTTCCTGATCCTCCCAATAAAGATGTGGGAGAGGGATTAAATACAGCTTTCCAGGCAATGGCTAAATTGCGATTAAAACCACCAGAAATATGCGAAAGAGAGAATTCTGTGATCGTCTCTATTAAACATGAACCCCTAGCTTCTCCAGAAACAACTATAATGGATTATTTGAATGACCATCAAGAAATTACCAATAAGAAGGCTCGACAAATAACTGGTATTACTTCAGAAGGAACCATCAAAGGCGTGTTTTATAGATTGCACAGAACAGGATTAATTGAACTGATTCCAGGAAGACCAAAGTGTAAGGCTTCTTGGTGTAAAACTGGAACTTTTAAAAATCAAGACGAAAATACCAAACCAATGGAGGATTTATATCCTGAGTACGAAAAAAAAATCCTTGAATATCTAGCCGATAATGAAGAAATAAATAATCGTCAAGCACGGGAAATACTCGGAATTGATGCCAGTAAAGCCAAAAATGTTTTCAATAGATTGCGAAAGAAAAGCCTTCTTGAAATTGTTCCTGGCAAACCTCGCAATAAGTCAACATGGCGCAGACTCAAATGA
- a CDS encoding alpha-mannosidase, with protein MSPLDNIAKLSHLTRRDVQKNWWIATAAGKPIQPVTLNEKQYIIWPAGRQIQYLTQKIIVPEHLAGYPLEGMELRLILTWWAEDVKIYVNNQFIQAGDLFDSSPRILLSNSVSTGQEILVTLRLVSPNHDIGGLMKSELIYEYSQAIEPSFVADELTILHNYLQTFYPENLAAFTATIDNIDWDNVTNKDKFNQSLESIRQSLLPLAKPLKERSFHLLGHAHLDLAWLWPLAETWQVAKNTFISVLNLQKDFPALIFGHSSPLIYDWIEKHHTDLFQAILEAYKGQSWELLGGMWVEPEVNLISGESLFRQLLYGQQYFQEKFGQITKTAWLPDTFGFPYQLPQILKSFGIKYFVTGKLHWNDTTKFPHGFFWWQSPDGSKILSLMSPPNVAGVMDTNPIIMTDHALNWEQQTGLKEIFWLPGVGDHGGGPTRDMLEVAQRWQKSPFFPQLKFSQATTYLDSLETSNLPIWDDELYLEFHRGCYTTHADQKAYNRYCEILLYQGELWSSLANILLDIPYPKVEIESAWKKVLLNQFHDILPGTSIPEVFRDANQLWRQVISTGEAILEQALQAIANQINLPNPPHPQAKPFLVFNSLNWERTQVISLAIESDNSSVYDLNNCLCPSQLSHDNQLLFIAENIPSVGYKLFWVVPNQQATEKNLTNCQFILDNGLLKVTINSETGDIDSIFDIINQKEILQAAGNQLQAFKDQGQYWDAWNIDPNYQQYPLPKTVLKSIECLEYGPLRWQIRVIRSLGDSEFCQDYILEKYSPILQIKTIVNWQQEHTLVKTAFPLAINSNFITYEIACGAIERSHQPESPKWEVYAHKWADLTDTEATYGVSLLNNNKYGYDATNQQLRLTLLRSPRWPDTEADLGKQEFTYAIYPHQGDWKTAKTVHHAWQLNSPVTVIFITNSSRSTRLPPVAQWLKFSDDNLILMSFKQSETSPQSWVMRVYECQGENAVIDWQNQLQLTIKESIDGLERAIDPIDQISPWQIATWLLKN; from the coding sequence ATGTCTCCCCTCGACAACATCGCTAAACTGTCTCACCTCACCCGCAGAGATGTTCAGAAAAATTGGTGGATCGCTACAGCAGCGGGAAAACCAATTCAACCCGTCACCCTCAATGAAAAACAATACATTATTTGGCCGGCTGGTAGACAAATTCAATATCTAACTCAAAAAATTATTGTCCCCGAACATTTGGCTGGTTATCCTTTAGAGGGAATGGAACTGAGATTAATCTTAACTTGGTGGGCGGAAGATGTCAAAATTTATGTTAATAATCAATTTATCCAAGCGGGAGACCTCTTTGATTCTTCCCCTCGCATTTTACTTTCTAACTCGGTCTCTACTGGTCAAGAAATTCTTGTTACTCTCCGTTTAGTCAGTCCCAATCATGATATTGGTGGTTTGATGAAATCAGAGTTAATCTATGAATATAGCCAAGCGATCGAGCCTAGTTTTGTTGCTGATGAATTAACCATTCTCCATAATTATCTGCAAACTTTTTATCCTGAAAACTTAGCAGCTTTTACCGCTACTATCGACAATATTGACTGGGATAATGTCACCAACAAAGATAAATTTAATCAATCCCTAGAATCAATTCGTCAATCCCTGCTACCTCTCGCTAAACCTCTCAAAGAACGCAGTTTTCATCTTCTCGGCCACGCACATTTAGATCTGGCTTGGTTGTGGCCGTTGGCAGAAACTTGGCAAGTGGCAAAAAATACTTTTATCTCGGTTTTAAACCTGCAAAAAGATTTTCCTGCCCTCATATTTGGTCATTCTAGTCCCCTAATTTACGACTGGATAGAAAAACATCATACTGACCTATTTCAAGCAATTCTAGAGGCATATAAAGGGCAATCTTGGGAACTTTTGGGCGGGATGTGGGTAGAACCAGAAGTCAATTTAATCTCCGGGGAATCCCTATTTCGACAACTGCTTTATGGACAACAATATTTTCAAGAAAAATTTGGACAAATCACTAAAACTGCTTGGCTGCCAGATACCTTTGGGTTTCCCTACCAATTGCCGCAAATTCTTAAATCCTTTGGCATCAAATATTTTGTAACTGGGAAACTACATTGGAATGATACGACTAAATTTCCCCACGGTTTTTTCTGGTGGCAATCTCCCGATGGCAGTAAAATTCTTTCCCTAATGTCTCCTCCCAATGTTGCTGGAGTTATGGATACTAATCCAATTATTATGACCGATCATGCTCTCAATTGGGAACAGCAAACCGGATTAAAAGAGATTTTTTGGTTGCCCGGTGTTGGCGACCATGGCGGCGGTCCGACTCGTGATATGTTAGAAGTGGCGCAACGTTGGCAAAAATCTCCTTTTTTCCCCCAGCTAAAATTTAGCCAAGCAACAACTTATCTGGACAGTCTGGAGACAAGTAATCTTCCTATCTGGGATGATGAATTATATCTAGAATTCCATCGTGGTTGTTATACCACTCACGCTGATCAAAAAGCCTATAATCGTTACTGTGAAATCCTCTTGTATCAAGGAGAATTATGGTCTTCTCTGGCTAATATTTTACTAGATATTCCCTATCCGAAAGTCGAGATAGAATCCGCCTGGAAAAAGGTTTTATTAAATCAGTTTCATGATATACTGCCCGGTACTTCTATCCCCGAAGTGTTTAGGGATGCTAATCAGTTATGGCGGCAAGTTATCAGCACAGGTGAAGCAATTTTAGAGCAAGCTTTACAGGCAATTGCTAATCAAATTAATTTACCTAATCCCCCCCATCCCCAAGCAAAACCTTTTCTAGTTTTTAATTCTCTTAACTGGGAAAGAACCCAGGTTATCTCTTTAGCTATAGAATCTGACAATTCTTCGGTTTATGACTTAAATAATTGTCTCTGTCCTTCGCAATTATCCCACGACAATCAACTATTATTTATCGCTGAAAATATTCCTTCTGTGGGTTATAAGTTATTTTGGGTAGTTCCCAATCAGCAAGCAACGGAGAAAAATTTAACTAACTGCCAATTTATTTTAGATAATGGCTTACTTAAAGTTACTATTAACTCAGAAACGGGGGATATAGATAGTATATTTGATATAATTAATCAAAAAGAAATCCTGCAAGCTGCCGGTAATCAATTACAGGCATTTAAAGATCAAGGACAATATTGGGACGCTTGGAATATCGATCCGAATTATCAACAATATCCCTTACCTAAAACAGTATTAAAATCGATCGAATGCTTAGAATATGGCCCCTTGCGCTGGCAGATTCGTGTGATCAGAAGTTTAGGTGATTCGGAATTTTGTCAAGATTATATCTTAGAAAAATATTCCCCTATTCTCCAGATTAAAACTATTGTTAATTGGCAGCAGGAACATACTTTAGTAAAAACCGCTTTTCCTCTTGCCATAAACAGCAATTTTATCACCTATGAAATTGCCTGTGGTGCGATCGAGCGTTCCCACCAACCAGAATCGCCAAAATGGGAAGTTTACGCGCATAAATGGGCGGATTTAACCGATACAGAGGCAACCTACGGGGTGAGTCTTTTAAATAATAATAAATATGGCTATGATGCTACTAACCAGCAACTGCGATTAACTCTCTTGAGAAGTCCCCGATGGCCCGATACCGAGGCAGATTTGGGGAAACAAGAATTTACCTATGCAATATATCCCCATCAAGGGGATTGGAAAACGGCGAAAACTGTCCATCACGCTTGGCAGTTAAACTCACCTGTCACCGTTATTTTTATTACTAATTCTTCTCGATCAACCCGATTGCCACCCGTGGCACAATGGTTAAAATTCTCGGACGATAACTTAATTTTAATGAGTTTCAAACAAAGTGAAACATCCCCTCAGAGTTGGGTAATGCGCGTCTATGAATGTCAGGGAGAAAACGCTGTTATTGATTGGCAAAATCAATTACAATTAACAATAAAAGAATCGATCGACGGTTTAGAAAGAGCGATCGATCCTATTGATCAAATTTCTCCTTGGCAGATAGCTACATGGTTATTAAAGAATTAA
- a CDS encoding CHAD domain-containing protein has product MTNKINSRAKTVADWAYIGIDKHFHKVLKHEAGVLLDQDTEELHQIRVGMRRLRSTLTGFAAALTMPKYADQKRVGNLGRILGELRDLDVLKEAFVGHYQPILPPKEQDLLKKVLQVLEHRREKAFTKVEKLLKSDKFLNFKADFASWLDNPTYQPMGKLDIATVLPDLLLPQASHFLLHEGWLVGVNLEGDRRVREFSSQEIDDLLEKEGLLLHDLRKEAKRSRYNMELFTQFYGDKYQEYLEDIKNLQSILGEMQDCCVISDFLSQIFPDCLAKEMPTLLEIFQNIRHQKWQEWQPLQKKFLDADTRKSLHQTILQPIFRPNSVELETNPES; this is encoded by the coding sequence ATGACTAACAAAATTAATTCTCGGGCTAAAACTGTTGCCGATTGGGCTTATATCGGTATTGATAAACATTTTCATAAAGTTCTTAAACACGAAGCTGGGGTTTTACTCGATCAGGATACCGAAGAATTACATCAAATTCGTGTGGGAATGCGCCGTCTTCGCAGTACCTTAACCGGTTTTGCTGCCGCTTTAACCATGCCGAAATATGCCGATCAAAAACGGGTGGGTAATCTGGGCAGAATTTTAGGAGAATTGCGAGATTTAGATGTGTTAAAGGAGGCTTTTGTCGGTCATTATCAGCCAATTTTACCCCCGAAAGAACAGGATTTACTGAAGAAAGTTTTACAAGTTCTCGAACACCGAAGGGAGAAGGCTTTTACTAAGGTAGAAAAGCTGTTAAAGTCCGATAAATTTCTCAATTTTAAGGCAGATTTTGCCAGTTGGTTGGATAATCCCACCTATCAACCGATGGGAAAATTAGATATTGCCACAGTTTTACCAGACTTATTATTACCCCAAGCGAGTCACTTTTTACTGCACGAAGGCTGGTTAGTTGGGGTAAATTTAGAGGGAGATAGAAGAGTAAGAGAGTTTTCTAGTCAAGAAATTGATGACTTATTGGAAAAAGAAGGATTATTACTGCACGATCTCCGCAAAGAAGCCAAGCGTTCCCGCTATAATATGGAGTTATTCACTCAGTTTTATGGCGACAAATATCAAGAGTATCTAGAAGATATTAAAAACCTTCAAAGTATTCTCGGAGAAATGCAGGATTGTTGTGTTATCTCGGATTTTCTTAGTCAAATTTTCCCCGATTGTCTTGCTAAGGAAATGCCGACTTTACTAGAAATTTTCCAAAATATCCGTCACCAAAAATGGCAAGAATGGCAACCCCTACAAAAGAAATTCCTTGACGCTGACACCAGAAAAAGTCTGCACCAGACAATTTTACAGCCTATTTTTCGGCC
- the glsA gene encoding glutaminase A has protein sequence MVSPKDFISPVNSGQELVYPFRNYLNCLHEKYSDLQTGNIADYIPELALAAPQWFGISVISTDGQIFEVGDCQQTFTVQSISKAFVFGLALEDHGREYVNSKVGVEPTGEAFNSIILDEKTNRPYNPMVNAGAIATTDLITGQNATERLKRILEMFKRYTGRDHEINVPVFLSEKSTGNRNRAMAYLMLNFGMVSDKIEETLDLYCQQCAILVHAHDLALMAATLANGGVNPITGIRAIDEHYVQDVISVMLTCGMYDASGEWAYRVGLPAKSGVGGGITAVVPHQLGIGTFSPLLDEKGNSIRGVKICQDISEDFGLHLFNVAKPERDLKTWLEGNS, from the coding sequence ATGGTCTCCCCAAAAGATTTTATTAGTCCCGTCAATTCTGGACAAGAGTTGGTCTATCCTTTTCGGAACTATCTTAACTGTCTTCACGAAAAATACTCTGATTTACAGACGGGTAATATCGCCGATTATATTCCGGAATTAGCTCTAGCAGCCCCCCAATGGTTTGGTATTTCTGTAATTAGCACTGACGGTCAGATTTTTGAGGTGGGAGACTGTCAGCAAACCTTTACAGTACAATCGATTTCTAAAGCTTTTGTCTTTGGATTAGCACTAGAAGATCACGGACGGGAATACGTTAACAGTAAAGTCGGTGTTGAACCCACGGGGGAAGCTTTTAACTCGATTATTCTCGATGAAAAAACCAATCGTCCCTATAATCCTATGGTTAATGCTGGTGCGATCGCTACCACGGATTTAATCACCGGACAGAATGCCACCGAAAGGCTAAAACGTATTTTAGAAATGTTTAAACGCTATACCGGCAGGGATCACGAGATTAATGTCCCCGTTTTTCTCTCGGAAAAATCCACAGGCAACCGCAATCGGGCCATGGCTTATCTGATGCTAAATTTTGGCATGGTTAGCGATAAAATTGAAGAAACCCTCGATCTTTACTGTCAACAATGCGCCATCCTCGTCCATGCTCACGATTTAGCTCTGATGGCTGCTACCTTGGCTAATGGAGGTGTCAACCCAATCACAGGAATACGGGCGATCGATGAACACTACGTTCAAGATGTGATCAGTGTTATGCTTACCTGTGGAATGTACGACGCTTCGGGAGAATGGGCCTATCGGGTAGGATTACCAGCAAAAAGCGGTGTCGGGGGTGGAATTACGGCAGTAGTCCCCCATCAGTTGGGAATTGGAACTTTTTCGCCCCTTTTAGATGAAAAAGGCAACAGCATCAGAGGAGTGAAAATTTGTCAAGATATTTCAGAGGATTTTGGTTTACATTTATTCAATGTGGCCAAACCGGAACGAGATTTAAAAACATGGCTTGAAGGTAATAGTTGA
- a CDS encoding DUF948 domain-containing protein — protein MTEPIFWLGCSLLLVAVSLTAVFIAALPALQELARAARSAEKLFDTLHREFPPTLEAIRLTGAEISELTENIDEGVKSTRQVVQGVDRSLGSAKAGLSKLDRGSRRLLIGFKAAWNTWKRS, from the coding sequence ATGACCGAACCTATTTTCTGGCTAGGATGTTCTTTACTGCTAGTCGCCGTTAGTTTAACGGCGGTTTTCATCGCCGCTTTACCTGCTCTGCAAGAGTTAGCCCGGGCAGCCCGCAGTGCCGAAAAATTATTCGATACCCTCCATCGGGAATTTCCCCCGACTCTAGAAGCAATTCGCCTGACAGGGGCGGAAATCAGCGAATTAACCGAAAATATCGATGAAGGGGTCAAAAGTACCCGCCAAGTTGTCCAGGGAGTTGATCGCAGTCTCGGTAGTGCTAAAGCTGGTCTCAGCAAGCTCGATCGTGGCAGCCGTCGCCTCTTGATCGGTTTTAAAGCCGCTTGGAATACTTGGAAACGCAGTTAA
- a CDS encoding carbonic anhydrase, with protein MKKLLQGLEKFQSGYFDEHRQLFEQLSHGQKPRILFITCSDSRIDPNLITQAEVGELFVIRNAGNIIPPYGATNGGEGASIEYAINALGIEQVIICGHSHCGAMKGLLKLQSLADEMPLVYDWLKQAEATRRLVKDNYKELEGEELIEVTVAENVLNQLSNLQSYPIIRSRLHQGKLSLHGWIFRIETGEILAYDPILHDFVAPHSKITHPEPEENLPPSRHLPNSHPFKISEDYIRTHADVQKATAAVNTVAKKNGSSTQKPGYNYLEPSQADRIYRGSRS; from the coding sequence ATGAAGAAACTCCTACAGGGACTAGAAAAGTTCCAGAGTGGTTATTTTGATGAACATCGGCAATTATTTGAGCAACTCTCCCACGGACAAAAACCGAGAATCCTGTTTATTACCTGTTCCGATTCCCGTATCGATCCTAACCTAATTACCCAAGCGGAGGTGGGGGAATTATTCGTAATTCGTAATGCGGGAAATATAATTCCTCCCTACGGAGCAACCAATGGTGGTGAAGGTGCATCTATAGAATATGCTATCAACGCTCTCGGCATCGAGCAAGTGATTATCTGCGGTCACTCCCATTGTGGAGCGATGAAAGGTTTGTTAAAATTGCAGAGTCTGGCCGATGAAATGCCTTTAGTTTACGATTGGTTAAAGCAAGCAGAAGCTACTCGACGTTTAGTTAAGGATAATTACAAGGAACTAGAAGGAGAAGAACTGATCGAGGTGACAGTAGCAGAAAATGTTCTCAATCAGTTAAGTAATTTGCAAAGCTATCCAATTATTCGTTCCCGATTACATCAAGGTAAATTGTCTCTACACGGTTGGATTTTTCGGATTGAAACCGGGGAAATTTTAGCCTACGATCCCATCCTACACGATTTTGTCGCTCCCCATAGTAAAATTACCCATCCCGAACCGGAAGAAAATTTACCCCCCAGTCGTCACCTTCCTAATAGTCATCCCTTCAAGATTTCTGAGGATTATATCAGGACTCATGCGGACGTACAAAAAGCGACTGCTGCGGTTAATACTGTGGCGAAAAAGAATGGCTCCTCAACCCAAAAACCAGGCTATAATTATTTAGAACCCTCCCAAGCTGATCGCATTTATCGCGGTTCGAGAAGTTAA
- the psbN gene encoding photosystem II reaction center protein PsbN, with product METATILGISIAAALVGITALALYTAFGPPAAELSDPFEDHED from the coding sequence ATGGAAACTGCAACAATTTTGGGTATTTCGATCGCTGCCGCTTTGGTGGGGATTACCGCTTTAGCTCTTTATACCGCTTTTGGACCGCCAGCAGCAGAATTAAGCGATCCTTTTGAAGATCACGAAGATTAA
- a CDS encoding YtxH domain-containing protein: MADKNNGNGGLFVVGVLLGSAIGAVAGLLVAPRSGKETRRILQKSARALPELAEDLTTTMQLQADRLSESARRNWDDTLIRLKEAVTAGIEASQSLATDNPFPDSEDSPQGDNHHSNDH, encoded by the coding sequence ATGGCAGATAAAAATAACGGTAACGGTGGCTTATTCGTCGTCGGGGTTTTATTGGGCAGTGCGATCGGGGCAGTGGCGGGTTTATTAGTAGCACCGAGATCTGGAAAAGAAACCCGTCGAATTCTGCAAAAATCCGCCCGGGCTTTGCCAGAATTAGCCGAAGATCTGACGACGACGATGCAATTGCAGGCCGATCGCCTATCGGAATCGGCCCGGCGTAATTGGGATGATACTTTAATTAGATTAAAAGAGGCGGTGACAGCCGGAATCGAAGCTAGTCAAAGTCTAGCCACGGACAATCCTTTCCCCGACTCAGAAGACTCCCCCCAAGGCGATAATCATCACTCGAATGACCATTAA